The following nucleotide sequence is from Deltaproteobacteria bacterium.
TGTTGTGACTGTATTGGCGGGCTTGATCGGAATTCCTCTGATCAAGAAAAGAACAGCGGCCCAGCCCATCCGGCATAACGGGCCCCAATCACACCAGGCCAAGACCGGAACGCCCACCTTCGGCGGTCTGTTTTTTCTTCTTCCTTTGGTCAGCCTGGCCTTGATTCTTCCCTGGATCAGAAAGGAATTAACACAGTTATCCGTCATAGTCCTGTTTGTGGCGGTATTCGGCGCGATTGGTCTGGCCGATGACTTCGTCAAAGTCAATGTGAGCCGCAAGGGCCTCAGTGTCAAACAAAAGACGGTGCTGATCGGCTTCGCGTCACTGGCGGCAGCCGTCTATTTTCTTTGGTTAGCCCCTCATCCGCCCTTCATCCTCATGCCCTTCTCCGCCCGGTTGGTTGAGGTCACGGGAGCCTGGAAAATCCTCTATCTGCTTGTTCTGGTTCCTTTTCTGTTTTACATGAGTAACTCCGTCAACATCACGGACGGAGTGGATGGCTTGCTCTCCAGCCTGATGGCAATCGCCTCGGTGGGTTTGATGGCTGTCGGAATTCTTCTTTATTCAATGATACCGGGAGCTTTGGCGGTGGTTGTTTTGGAGGCTTCTGTCGCTGCGGGCTGTCTTGGATTTCTGGTGTTTAACCGCCATCCCGCGAAAATATTCATGGGTGACACGGGGTCGCAGGCGCTGGGAATCGCCTTCACGCTGATGACGCTGATGGCGGGCGTGCCCTATCTGGCACTGATCACGGGTTTCGTCTTCTTTTTTGAAGGTTTCTCGGTGGTTTTACAGGTTATATATTTCAAGTCGACGGGTGGGAAACGAATTTTTAAAATGTCGCCCATTCATCATCACTTTGAACTGACGGGCTGGTCCGAAACCAAGGTTGTATTCACTTTTAGTCTGGTGGGTCTCCTTTTCGCGGCGCTGGGTTTCTTTGCCATGTCAGGCCCACTGTGGGGAGGCGGTTGATCCATGTCCGGGCAGTCAGGACGTTTGGCAAGCAGGGGGGATCTCACTCTCACCCACAAGGATGTGACCGGATCACACCGTCACATGTCCCTTGCCTTTTTCCTGGTCTGGCTGGTCCTTATCTGTTATGGCCTGCTCATGATGTTCAGCGCCAGTTATGGTGTCAGCTTCATCCAGTCAAGCAGCGAAATGAGAAACCAGCTGGGAGCTGATCCGTCGTCTCCTGTACGCGCGGTTCTTGAGGCTGACGCGACCGCCATGGCGCGCAAGCAACTCTACCTGACTTTGGCAGGAACCTTGATTGCCGTCCTGCTGGGTGCCTTTACCAGCTTCCGTCAATTGACACGACCGGCCTTCCGTACACTCTTATACGTTTTTGTGACCGCCAGCTTATTTTATTGCATGTGGAAAGGGATGACCATCAATGGCGCCCGTCGCTGGATTGATCTCGGCTTTGTCAGCTTCCAGCCATCTGAACTGGCCAAGATCGGCGCTGTGTTTTTTCTGGCAGGGTATTTTTCACAACGACAAAGAAAGCGCAGGGCAAATGAAGCGGTGAAGGCGGGTGGGGGACCGGGACAATCGCTTTTCCGGCAGGCATTTTTTGACGTCACCCTGCCGGCGATCCTGATCGCGGTCTGGATCGTCCTGACCTTGATCCAACCACATCTGTCAGGCGCTTTGATTATCGGCCTGATCAGCGTCCTGATCTTTATCCTGGCGGATATTCCGATCAAATCGAGACTCACCGGTCTTTTTCAACTGGTGGTACTGGTTCTGATTTTCGCCTTCATCGCGGGGGCGGCATTTCAACTGATCACCAAACAATCGTCGATCGAATACGTCAACGACCGCTTCGCGCACGTCTTTAAGCGGGTCGGTACCTTCCAGGACAGGGAGGCCGCCAGCCTGGATGACAGGATGCAGATCGAGCAGGCGGAGATCGCCCTGGGATCAGGCGGGCTTTCGGGCAAAGGTTTGGGCAAAAGCGTCCAGAAGTTGAACTGGCTGTCGGAGGCACACAATGACTTCATCCTCCCTGTAATCGGTGAAGAGCTGGGCTTCATTGGCGTCGCGGCCATTATTCTCCTCTTCTTGTCTTTCTTGATTTTCGGCATTCTGATCGCCAGACGGGCGGCAAGCCAGATGGCCATGTTGGTGGCGGCGGGAAACACAATTCTGGTTGCGGTCCAGGCGTTTCTGAATATGGCCGTTTCCGTGAGCCTGGTTCCTACAACCGGGATCTCACTGCCCTTTTTCAGTTACGGGGGGACCGCCAATCTCTTTTTCGCCCTGGCTTCAGGACTGGTTCTTTGTGTTTCCAAGTCGGCAGTCCGGCAGGATCCCGCCCTGGTCGGAATCGTTGGCAAAAAGAAACAGCTTCGCGGGAAGAAAGCAGCTTCCAAAGATCAAGTTGATGAAGAAGACCGCATAGGGTACGCTGTATGAGGCCTCAAGGCGACAATTTCTAACAGATTGCTGAACATAACAAGGGATGAACCAAACAGATAAAACCATAACCATTGTGATCGCCGCGGGAGGAACCAGTGGTCACATCTATCCCGCTTTTGCCATTGCGACAGGAATTAAAAAAACATTGCCCTCCGTCAAGTTTATTTTTTGCGGCGCTCCAGGCGGCCTTGAGCAAAAAATGGTCGAGAACGAAGGCTATGAATTCTTTCCCATCCCCGCGCAAAACATGCCAAACCGACACGATCGCCGTTATTGAGCTGGATCTCGAAAAATATCAAAGGCATGCGCAAGAGCAGGAGGCTCCTGCGGGCGAGCAAGCCCAGCCTGGTCATCGGTACAGGCGGTTTTGTCTCCGCGCCCCTGGTTGCGGCGGCGCGC
It contains:
- the mraY gene encoding phospho-N-acetylmuramoyl-pentapeptide-transferase, coding for MFPKDAIPLILTSALAVFVVTVLAGLIGIPLIKKRTAAQPIRHNGPQSHQAKTGTPTFGGLFFLLPLVSLALILPWIRKELTQLSVIVLFVAVFGAIGLADDFVKVNVSRKGLSVKQKTVLIGFASLAAAVYFLWLAPHPPFILMPFSARLVEVTGAWKILYLLVLVPFLFYMSNSVNITDGVDGLLSSLMAIASVGLMAVGILLYSMIPGALAVVVLEASVAAGCLGFLVFNRHPAKIFMGDTGSQALGIAFTLMTLMAGVPYLALITGFVFFFEGFSVVLQVIYFKSTGGKRIFKMSPIHHHFELTGWSETKVVFTFSLVGLLFAALGFFAMSGPLWGGG
- a CDS encoding FtsW/RodA/SpoVE family cell cycle protein, producing MSGQSGRLASRGDLTLTHKDVTGSHRHMSLAFFLVWLVLICYGLLMMFSASYGVSFIQSSSEMRNQLGADPSSPVRAVLEADATAMARKQLYLTLAGTLIAVLLGAFTSFRQLTRPAFRTLLYVFVTASLFYCMWKGMTINGARRWIDLGFVSFQPSELAKIGAVFFLAGYFSQRQRKRRANEAVKAGGGPGQSLFRQAFFDVTLPAILIAVWIVLTLIQPHLSGALIIGLISVLIFILADIPIKSRLTGLFQLVVLVLIFAFIAGAAFQLITKQSSIEYVNDRFAHVFKRVGTFQDREAASLDDRMQIEQAEIALGSGGLSGKGLGKSVQKLNWLSEAHNDFILPVIGEELGFIGVAAIILLFLSFLIFGILIARRAASQMAMLVAAGNTILVAVQAFLNMAVSVSLVPTTGISLPFFSYGGTANLFFALASGLVLCVSKSAVRQDPALVGIVGKKKQLRGKKAASKDQVDEEDRIGYAV